The following proteins are encoded in a genomic region of Gossypium hirsutum isolate 1008001.06 chromosome D05, Gossypium_hirsutum_v2.1, whole genome shotgun sequence:
- the LOC107942038 gene encoding oxysterol-binding protein-related protein 1C isoform X3 has protein sequence MSNPSVRNLSPSSSAPISRSKSTLPLDQIQCPCNPSHQVLYHRSRSVNYYNRMKQKNGVSSGREVTAALVDVKLNNIVGNGISGVLFKWVNYGKGWKPRWFVLQDGVLSYYKLHGPDKIVVSQETEKGCKVIGEESLRIITSCRKPICHQSLTRRKPFGEVHLKVSSIRESKSDDKRFSIYTGTKMLHLRAETRDDKVAWIEALQAVKDMFPRIPNSELMVQVNNASVSTEKLRQQLMQEGVSELAIQDSEQIMRTEFLTMQKQMLLLRQKQYLLIETLRQLEAEKVDLENTVVNESQNKSNQGAYAMVKHDRSEGNTTDSDDDPERVDAAEEETDDDDHNFFDTREFLSSSSFKDNGSDVRASSFSSDDGLNTLGSEDDTDPQIKSVGNSFPYIKRRKKLPDPVEKEKGISLWSMIKDNIGKDLTKVCLPVYFNEPLSSLQKCFEDLEYSYLLDRANEWGKRGNSLMRILNVAAFAVSGYSSTEGRICKPFNPLLGETYEADFPDKGLHFFSEKVSHHPTIVACHCEGTGWKFWGDSNLKSKFWGRSIMLEPVGVLTLEFEDGEVFQWSKVTTSIYNLILGKLYCDHYGTLQIKGNREYSCKLKFKEQSIVDRNPHQVHGVVQDKNGKTAATLFGKWNESMQYVNGECSIKGKGQESLSEADLLWKKSKPPKFPTRYNLTRFAITLNELTPDLKEKLPPTDSRLRPDQRFLENGEYEMANSEKLRLEQRQRQGTMKRKDELKLLFCSFQVLDSQYRVKA, from the exons ATGAGTAATCCTTCTGTGAGAAACCTTTCTCCTTCCTCTTCCGCTCCTATATCCCGATCCAAGTCGACCCTACCCTTGGACCAAATTCAGTGCCCGTGCAATCCAAGCCACCAGGTTCTCTATCATCGTAGCAGAAGCGTGAATTATTATAATCGGATGAAACAGAAGAACGGGGTGTCGTCGGGACGAGAGGTGACGGCGGCTCTAGTGGATGTGAAGCTAAACAACATTGTAGGGAACGGGATATCCGGAGTGCTTTTCAAATGGGTGAATTACGGGAAAGGTTGGAAACCGAGGTGGTTCGTTTTGCAAGACGGAGTGTTATCATATTATAAACTCCATGGACCTGATAAGATCGTCGTCAGCCAAGAAACGGAAAAAGGATGCAAAGTTATCGGCGAAGAGTCTCTTCGTATTATAACCAGTTGTCGCAAACCCATTTGTCATCAATCCCTCACCCGTCGCAAACCCTTCGGTGAAGTCCACCTAAAg GTTTCCTCGATTAGGGAAAGCAAATCAGATGACAAGAGGTTCTCGATTTACACCGGAACGAAAATGCTTCATTTACGAGCCGAGACGCGGGACGATAAGGTCGCGTGGATTGAAGCGCTTCAGGCGGTTAAGGATATGTTCCCTAGGATACCTAATAGCGAGCTCATGGTTCAGGTGAACAATGCGTCGGTTTCCACGGAGAAGTTGAGGCAACAGCTGATGCAGGAAGGGGTAAGCGAATTGGCTATCCAAGATAGCGAGCAGATTATGAGGACGGAATTCTTAACAATGCAGAAGCAGATGCTGTTGCTTAGACAGAAACAGTATCTCCTCATCGAAACCTTGCGTCAGTTAGAG GCAGAAAAAGTTGATCTGGAAAATACAGTGGTCAACGAGAGCCAAAACAAGTCGAATCAAGGGGCTTACGCCATGGTAAAGCATGACAGAAGTG AAGGAAATACAACCGACTCAGATGATGACCCTGAAAGAGTTGATGCTGCAGAAGAAGAAACTGATGATGATGATCATAATTTCTTTGATACTCGTGAATTTTTATCATCGAGTTCTTTCAAAGACAATGGATCTGATGTCCGGGCATCATCTTTCTCTTCAGATGATGGTCTTAATACTCTTGGTTCTGAAGATGACACTGATCCTCAAATCAAATCAGTTGGAAATAGCTTTCCTTACATTAAACGGCGAAAAAAATTGCCTGACCCTGTTGAAAAGGAGAAGGGTATAAGTCTTTGGTCAATGATTAAGGATAATATTGGGAAAGACCTTACAAAAGTTTGTCTTCCTGTTTACTTCAATGAGCCTCTCTCTTCTCTTCAAAAGTGTTTTGAGGATTTGGAATATTCATATCTACTTGACCGTGCTAATGAATGGGGGAAAAGG GGGAATAGCCTCATGAGGATTCTTAATGTGGCTGCATTTGCTGTGTCTGGATATTCTTCAACAGAAGGAAGAATCTGCAAACCTTTTAATCCATTATTAGGGGAAACATATGAGGCTGACTTTCCAGATAAAGGCTTACACTTCTTCTCAGAGAAG GTCAGTCATCATCCTACGATTGTAGCATGTCATTGTGAGGGTACAGGGTGGAAATTTTGGGGTGATAGTAATTTAAAGAGCAAATTTTGGGGTCGCTCAATTATGCTTGAACCTGTTGGTGTTTTGACCTTGGAGTTTGAAGATGGAGAAGTGTTCCAATGGAGTAAG GTTACCACATCAATATACAATCTCATACTGGGAAAGTTGTACTGCGATCACTATGGTACCTTGCAAATAAAAGGGAATCGTGAATATTCATGTAAGTTGAAATTCAAGGAGCAATCTATTGTAGACAGAAATCCTCACCAG gTACATGGTGTAGTTCAAGATAAGAATGGAAAGACAGCAGCTACGTTATTTGGAAAATGGAATGAGAGCATGCAATATGTGAATGGAGAATGTTCTATCAAGGGAAAAGGGCAAGAGTCTTTATCGGAAGCCGATCTACTTTGGAAGAAGAGCAAGCCTCCTAAATTTCCCACCAGATATAACTTAACACGTTTTGCCATCACATTGAATGAACTCACTCCTGATCTAAAG GAAAAGCTACCCCCTACTGATTCAAGGCTGAGACCTGATCAGAGGTTTCTGGAAAATGGGGAGTATGAAATGGCAAATTCAGAGAAGCTACGGTTGGAACAGCGGCAACGTCAG GGAACTATGAAGCGAAAAGACGAACTAAAGTTGCTTTTTTGCTCATTCCAAGTTTTGGACTCCCAATACAGAGTAAAAGCTTAA
- the LOC107942038 gene encoding oxysterol-binding protein-related protein 1C isoform X2, whose protein sequence is MSNPSVRNLSPSSSAPISRSKSTLPLDQIQCPCNPSHQVLYHRSRSVNYYNRMKQKNGVSSGREVTAALVDVKLNNIVGNGISGVLFKWVNYGKGWKPRWFVLQDGVLSYYKLHGPDKIVVSQETEKGCKVIGEESLRIITSCRKPICHQSLTRRKPFGEVHLKVSSIRESKSDDKRFSIYTGTKMLHLRAETRDDKVAWIEALQAVKDMFPRIPNSELMVQVNNASVSTEKLRQQLMQEGVSELAIQDSEQIMRTEFLTMQKQMLLLRQKQYLLIETLRQLEAEKVDLENTVVNESQNKSNQGAYAMVKHDRSGNTTDSDDDPERVDAAEEETDDDDHNFFDTREFLSSSSFKDNGSDVRASSFSSDDGLNTLGSEDDTDPQIKSVGNSFPYIKRRKKLPDPVEKEKGISLWSMIKDNIGKDLTKVCLPVYFNEPLSSLQKCFEDLEYSYLLDRANEWGKRGNSLMRILNVAAFAVSGYSSTEGRICKPFNPLLGETYEADFPDKGLHFFSEKVSHHPTIVACHCEGTGWKFWGDSNLKSKFWGRSIMLEPVGVLTLEFEDGEVFQWSKVTTSIYNLILGKLYCDHYGTLQIKGNREYSCKLKFKEQSIVDRNPHQVHGVVQDKNGKTAATLFGKWNESMQYVNGECSIKGKGQESLSEADLLWKKSKPPKFPTRYNLTRFAITLNELTPDLKEKLPPTDSRLRPDQRFLENGEYEMANSEKLRLEQRQRQARKMQERGWKPRWFAREKNNDTYRYVGGYWEARQQGKWDSCPDIFGQILSD, encoded by the exons ATGAGTAATCCTTCTGTGAGAAACCTTTCTCCTTCCTCTTCCGCTCCTATATCCCGATCCAAGTCGACCCTACCCTTGGACCAAATTCAGTGCCCGTGCAATCCAAGCCACCAGGTTCTCTATCATCGTAGCAGAAGCGTGAATTATTATAATCGGATGAAACAGAAGAACGGGGTGTCGTCGGGACGAGAGGTGACGGCGGCTCTAGTGGATGTGAAGCTAAACAACATTGTAGGGAACGGGATATCCGGAGTGCTTTTCAAATGGGTGAATTACGGGAAAGGTTGGAAACCGAGGTGGTTCGTTTTGCAAGACGGAGTGTTATCATATTATAAACTCCATGGACCTGATAAGATCGTCGTCAGCCAAGAAACGGAAAAAGGATGCAAAGTTATCGGCGAAGAGTCTCTTCGTATTATAACCAGTTGTCGCAAACCCATTTGTCATCAATCCCTCACCCGTCGCAAACCCTTCGGTGAAGTCCACCTAAAg GTTTCCTCGATTAGGGAAAGCAAATCAGATGACAAGAGGTTCTCGATTTACACCGGAACGAAAATGCTTCATTTACGAGCCGAGACGCGGGACGATAAGGTCGCGTGGATTGAAGCGCTTCAGGCGGTTAAGGATATGTTCCCTAGGATACCTAATAGCGAGCTCATGGTTCAGGTGAACAATGCGTCGGTTTCCACGGAGAAGTTGAGGCAACAGCTGATGCAGGAAGGGGTAAGCGAATTGGCTATCCAAGATAGCGAGCAGATTATGAGGACGGAATTCTTAACAATGCAGAAGCAGATGCTGTTGCTTAGACAGAAACAGTATCTCCTCATCGAAACCTTGCGTCAGTTAGAG GCAGAAAAAGTTGATCTGGAAAATACAGTGGTCAACGAGAGCCAAAACAAGTCGAATCAAGGGGCTTACGCCATGGTAAAGCATGACAGAAGTG GAAATACAACCGACTCAGATGATGACCCTGAAAGAGTTGATGCTGCAGAAGAAGAAACTGATGATGATGATCATAATTTCTTTGATACTCGTGAATTTTTATCATCGAGTTCTTTCAAAGACAATGGATCTGATGTCCGGGCATCATCTTTCTCTTCAGATGATGGTCTTAATACTCTTGGTTCTGAAGATGACACTGATCCTCAAATCAAATCAGTTGGAAATAGCTTTCCTTACATTAAACGGCGAAAAAAATTGCCTGACCCTGTTGAAAAGGAGAAGGGTATAAGTCTTTGGTCAATGATTAAGGATAATATTGGGAAAGACCTTACAAAAGTTTGTCTTCCTGTTTACTTCAATGAGCCTCTCTCTTCTCTTCAAAAGTGTTTTGAGGATTTGGAATATTCATATCTACTTGACCGTGCTAATGAATGGGGGAAAAGG GGGAATAGCCTCATGAGGATTCTTAATGTGGCTGCATTTGCTGTGTCTGGATATTCTTCAACAGAAGGAAGAATCTGCAAACCTTTTAATCCATTATTAGGGGAAACATATGAGGCTGACTTTCCAGATAAAGGCTTACACTTCTTCTCAGAGAAG GTCAGTCATCATCCTACGATTGTAGCATGTCATTGTGAGGGTACAGGGTGGAAATTTTGGGGTGATAGTAATTTAAAGAGCAAATTTTGGGGTCGCTCAATTATGCTTGAACCTGTTGGTGTTTTGACCTTGGAGTTTGAAGATGGAGAAGTGTTCCAATGGAGTAAG GTTACCACATCAATATACAATCTCATACTGGGAAAGTTGTACTGCGATCACTATGGTACCTTGCAAATAAAAGGGAATCGTGAATATTCATGTAAGTTGAAATTCAAGGAGCAATCTATTGTAGACAGAAATCCTCACCAG gTACATGGTGTAGTTCAAGATAAGAATGGAAAGACAGCAGCTACGTTATTTGGAAAATGGAATGAGAGCATGCAATATGTGAATGGAGAATGTTCTATCAAGGGAAAAGGGCAAGAGTCTTTATCGGAAGCCGATCTACTTTGGAAGAAGAGCAAGCCTCCTAAATTTCCCACCAGATATAACTTAACACGTTTTGCCATCACATTGAATGAACTCACTCCTGATCTAAAG GAAAAGCTACCCCCTACTGATTCAAGGCTGAGACCTGATCAGAGGTTTCTGGAAAATGGGGAGTATGAAATGGCAAATTCAGAGAAGCTACGGTTGGAACAGCGGCAACGTCAG GCTCGGAAGATGCAAGAGAGAGGTTGGAAGCCAAGGTGGTTCGCAAGGGAGAAAAACAACGATACATACCGTTATGTGGGTGGATATTGGGAGGCTAGACAGCAGGGAAAGTGGGATTCATGTCCAGATATTTTTGGCCAAATCCTTTCTGATTAG
- the LOC107942038 gene encoding oxysterol-binding protein-related protein 1C isoform X4, protein MSNPSVRNLSPSSSAPISRSKSTLPLDQIQCPCNPSHQVLYHRSRSVNYYNRMKQKNGVSSGREVTAALVDVKLNNIVGNGISGVLFKWVNYGKGWKPRWFVLQDGVLSYYKLHGPDKIVVSQETEKGCKVIGEESLRIITSCRKPICHQSLTRRKPFGEVHLKVSSIRESKSDDKRFSIYTGTKMLHLRAETRDDKVAWIEALQAVKDMFPRIPNSELMVQVNNASVSTEKLRQQLMQEGVSELAIQDSEQIMRTEFLTMQKQMLLLRQKQYLLIETLRQLEAEKVDLENTVVNESQNKSNQGAYAMVKHDRSEGNTTDSDDDPERVDAAEEETDDDDHNFFDTREFLSSSSFKDNGSDVRASSFSSDDGLNTLGSEDDTDPQIKSVGNSFPYIKRRKKLPDPVEKEKGISLWSMIKDNIGKDLTKVCLPVYFNEPLSSLQKCFEDLEYSYLLDRANEWGKRGNSLMRILNVAAFAVSGYSSTEGRICKPFNPLLGETYEADFPDKGLHFFSEKVSHHPTIVACHCEGTGWKFWGDSNLKSKFWGRSIMLEPVGVLTLEFEDGEVFQWSKVTTSIYNLILGKLYCDHYGTLQIKGNREYSCKLKFKEQSIVDRNPHQVHGVVQDKNGKTAATLFGKWNESMQYVNGECSIKGKGQESLSEADLLWKKSKPPKFPTRYNLTRFAITLNELTPDLKEKLPPTDSRLRPDQRFLENGEYEMANSEKLRLEQRQRQFSGFA, encoded by the exons ATGAGTAATCCTTCTGTGAGAAACCTTTCTCCTTCCTCTTCCGCTCCTATATCCCGATCCAAGTCGACCCTACCCTTGGACCAAATTCAGTGCCCGTGCAATCCAAGCCACCAGGTTCTCTATCATCGTAGCAGAAGCGTGAATTATTATAATCGGATGAAACAGAAGAACGGGGTGTCGTCGGGACGAGAGGTGACGGCGGCTCTAGTGGATGTGAAGCTAAACAACATTGTAGGGAACGGGATATCCGGAGTGCTTTTCAAATGGGTGAATTACGGGAAAGGTTGGAAACCGAGGTGGTTCGTTTTGCAAGACGGAGTGTTATCATATTATAAACTCCATGGACCTGATAAGATCGTCGTCAGCCAAGAAACGGAAAAAGGATGCAAAGTTATCGGCGAAGAGTCTCTTCGTATTATAACCAGTTGTCGCAAACCCATTTGTCATCAATCCCTCACCCGTCGCAAACCCTTCGGTGAAGTCCACCTAAAg GTTTCCTCGATTAGGGAAAGCAAATCAGATGACAAGAGGTTCTCGATTTACACCGGAACGAAAATGCTTCATTTACGAGCCGAGACGCGGGACGATAAGGTCGCGTGGATTGAAGCGCTTCAGGCGGTTAAGGATATGTTCCCTAGGATACCTAATAGCGAGCTCATGGTTCAGGTGAACAATGCGTCGGTTTCCACGGAGAAGTTGAGGCAACAGCTGATGCAGGAAGGGGTAAGCGAATTGGCTATCCAAGATAGCGAGCAGATTATGAGGACGGAATTCTTAACAATGCAGAAGCAGATGCTGTTGCTTAGACAGAAACAGTATCTCCTCATCGAAACCTTGCGTCAGTTAGAG GCAGAAAAAGTTGATCTGGAAAATACAGTGGTCAACGAGAGCCAAAACAAGTCGAATCAAGGGGCTTACGCCATGGTAAAGCATGACAGAAGTG AAGGAAATACAACCGACTCAGATGATGACCCTGAAAGAGTTGATGCTGCAGAAGAAGAAACTGATGATGATGATCATAATTTCTTTGATACTCGTGAATTTTTATCATCGAGTTCTTTCAAAGACAATGGATCTGATGTCCGGGCATCATCTTTCTCTTCAGATGATGGTCTTAATACTCTTGGTTCTGAAGATGACACTGATCCTCAAATCAAATCAGTTGGAAATAGCTTTCCTTACATTAAACGGCGAAAAAAATTGCCTGACCCTGTTGAAAAGGAGAAGGGTATAAGTCTTTGGTCAATGATTAAGGATAATATTGGGAAAGACCTTACAAAAGTTTGTCTTCCTGTTTACTTCAATGAGCCTCTCTCTTCTCTTCAAAAGTGTTTTGAGGATTTGGAATATTCATATCTACTTGACCGTGCTAATGAATGGGGGAAAAGG GGGAATAGCCTCATGAGGATTCTTAATGTGGCTGCATTTGCTGTGTCTGGATATTCTTCAACAGAAGGAAGAATCTGCAAACCTTTTAATCCATTATTAGGGGAAACATATGAGGCTGACTTTCCAGATAAAGGCTTACACTTCTTCTCAGAGAAG GTCAGTCATCATCCTACGATTGTAGCATGTCATTGTGAGGGTACAGGGTGGAAATTTTGGGGTGATAGTAATTTAAAGAGCAAATTTTGGGGTCGCTCAATTATGCTTGAACCTGTTGGTGTTTTGACCTTGGAGTTTGAAGATGGAGAAGTGTTCCAATGGAGTAAG GTTACCACATCAATATACAATCTCATACTGGGAAAGTTGTACTGCGATCACTATGGTACCTTGCAAATAAAAGGGAATCGTGAATATTCATGTAAGTTGAAATTCAAGGAGCAATCTATTGTAGACAGAAATCCTCACCAG gTACATGGTGTAGTTCAAGATAAGAATGGAAAGACAGCAGCTACGTTATTTGGAAAATGGAATGAGAGCATGCAATATGTGAATGGAGAATGTTCTATCAAGGGAAAAGGGCAAGAGTCTTTATCGGAAGCCGATCTACTTTGGAAGAAGAGCAAGCCTCCTAAATTTCCCACCAGATATAACTTAACACGTTTTGCCATCACATTGAATGAACTCACTCCTGATCTAAAG GAAAAGCTACCCCCTACTGATTCAAGGCTGAGACCTGATCAGAGGTTTCTGGAAAATGGGGAGTATGAAATGGCAAATTCAGAGAAGCTACGGTTGGAACAGCGGCAACGTCAG TTTTCTGGATTTGCATGA
- the LOC107942038 gene encoding oxysterol-binding protein-related protein 1C isoform X1 — MSNPSVRNLSPSSSAPISRSKSTLPLDQIQCPCNPSHQVLYHRSRSVNYYNRMKQKNGVSSGREVTAALVDVKLNNIVGNGISGVLFKWVNYGKGWKPRWFVLQDGVLSYYKLHGPDKIVVSQETEKGCKVIGEESLRIITSCRKPICHQSLTRRKPFGEVHLKVSSIRESKSDDKRFSIYTGTKMLHLRAETRDDKVAWIEALQAVKDMFPRIPNSELMVQVNNASVSTEKLRQQLMQEGVSELAIQDSEQIMRTEFLTMQKQMLLLRQKQYLLIETLRQLEAEKVDLENTVVNESQNKSNQGAYAMVKHDRSEGNTTDSDDDPERVDAAEEETDDDDHNFFDTREFLSSSSFKDNGSDVRASSFSSDDGLNTLGSEDDTDPQIKSVGNSFPYIKRRKKLPDPVEKEKGISLWSMIKDNIGKDLTKVCLPVYFNEPLSSLQKCFEDLEYSYLLDRANEWGKRGNSLMRILNVAAFAVSGYSSTEGRICKPFNPLLGETYEADFPDKGLHFFSEKVSHHPTIVACHCEGTGWKFWGDSNLKSKFWGRSIMLEPVGVLTLEFEDGEVFQWSKVTTSIYNLILGKLYCDHYGTLQIKGNREYSCKLKFKEQSIVDRNPHQVHGVVQDKNGKTAATLFGKWNESMQYVNGECSIKGKGQESLSEADLLWKKSKPPKFPTRYNLTRFAITLNELTPDLKEKLPPTDSRLRPDQRFLENGEYEMANSEKLRLEQRQRQARKMQERGWKPRWFAREKNNDTYRYVGGYWEARQQGKWDSCPDIFGQILSD, encoded by the exons ATGAGTAATCCTTCTGTGAGAAACCTTTCTCCTTCCTCTTCCGCTCCTATATCCCGATCCAAGTCGACCCTACCCTTGGACCAAATTCAGTGCCCGTGCAATCCAAGCCACCAGGTTCTCTATCATCGTAGCAGAAGCGTGAATTATTATAATCGGATGAAACAGAAGAACGGGGTGTCGTCGGGACGAGAGGTGACGGCGGCTCTAGTGGATGTGAAGCTAAACAACATTGTAGGGAACGGGATATCCGGAGTGCTTTTCAAATGGGTGAATTACGGGAAAGGTTGGAAACCGAGGTGGTTCGTTTTGCAAGACGGAGTGTTATCATATTATAAACTCCATGGACCTGATAAGATCGTCGTCAGCCAAGAAACGGAAAAAGGATGCAAAGTTATCGGCGAAGAGTCTCTTCGTATTATAACCAGTTGTCGCAAACCCATTTGTCATCAATCCCTCACCCGTCGCAAACCCTTCGGTGAAGTCCACCTAAAg GTTTCCTCGATTAGGGAAAGCAAATCAGATGACAAGAGGTTCTCGATTTACACCGGAACGAAAATGCTTCATTTACGAGCCGAGACGCGGGACGATAAGGTCGCGTGGATTGAAGCGCTTCAGGCGGTTAAGGATATGTTCCCTAGGATACCTAATAGCGAGCTCATGGTTCAGGTGAACAATGCGTCGGTTTCCACGGAGAAGTTGAGGCAACAGCTGATGCAGGAAGGGGTAAGCGAATTGGCTATCCAAGATAGCGAGCAGATTATGAGGACGGAATTCTTAACAATGCAGAAGCAGATGCTGTTGCTTAGACAGAAACAGTATCTCCTCATCGAAACCTTGCGTCAGTTAGAG GCAGAAAAAGTTGATCTGGAAAATACAGTGGTCAACGAGAGCCAAAACAAGTCGAATCAAGGGGCTTACGCCATGGTAAAGCATGACAGAAGTG AAGGAAATACAACCGACTCAGATGATGACCCTGAAAGAGTTGATGCTGCAGAAGAAGAAACTGATGATGATGATCATAATTTCTTTGATACTCGTGAATTTTTATCATCGAGTTCTTTCAAAGACAATGGATCTGATGTCCGGGCATCATCTTTCTCTTCAGATGATGGTCTTAATACTCTTGGTTCTGAAGATGACACTGATCCTCAAATCAAATCAGTTGGAAATAGCTTTCCTTACATTAAACGGCGAAAAAAATTGCCTGACCCTGTTGAAAAGGAGAAGGGTATAAGTCTTTGGTCAATGATTAAGGATAATATTGGGAAAGACCTTACAAAAGTTTGTCTTCCTGTTTACTTCAATGAGCCTCTCTCTTCTCTTCAAAAGTGTTTTGAGGATTTGGAATATTCATATCTACTTGACCGTGCTAATGAATGGGGGAAAAGG GGGAATAGCCTCATGAGGATTCTTAATGTGGCTGCATTTGCTGTGTCTGGATATTCTTCAACAGAAGGAAGAATCTGCAAACCTTTTAATCCATTATTAGGGGAAACATATGAGGCTGACTTTCCAGATAAAGGCTTACACTTCTTCTCAGAGAAG GTCAGTCATCATCCTACGATTGTAGCATGTCATTGTGAGGGTACAGGGTGGAAATTTTGGGGTGATAGTAATTTAAAGAGCAAATTTTGGGGTCGCTCAATTATGCTTGAACCTGTTGGTGTTTTGACCTTGGAGTTTGAAGATGGAGAAGTGTTCCAATGGAGTAAG GTTACCACATCAATATACAATCTCATACTGGGAAAGTTGTACTGCGATCACTATGGTACCTTGCAAATAAAAGGGAATCGTGAATATTCATGTAAGTTGAAATTCAAGGAGCAATCTATTGTAGACAGAAATCCTCACCAG gTACATGGTGTAGTTCAAGATAAGAATGGAAAGACAGCAGCTACGTTATTTGGAAAATGGAATGAGAGCATGCAATATGTGAATGGAGAATGTTCTATCAAGGGAAAAGGGCAAGAGTCTTTATCGGAAGCCGATCTACTTTGGAAGAAGAGCAAGCCTCCTAAATTTCCCACCAGATATAACTTAACACGTTTTGCCATCACATTGAATGAACTCACTCCTGATCTAAAG GAAAAGCTACCCCCTACTGATTCAAGGCTGAGACCTGATCAGAGGTTTCTGGAAAATGGGGAGTATGAAATGGCAAATTCAGAGAAGCTACGGTTGGAACAGCGGCAACGTCAG GCTCGGAAGATGCAAGAGAGAGGTTGGAAGCCAAGGTGGTTCGCAAGGGAGAAAAACAACGATACATACCGTTATGTGGGTGGATATTGGGAGGCTAGACAGCAGGGAAAGTGGGATTCATGTCCAGATATTTTTGGCCAAATCCTTTCTGATTAG